Proteins encoded together in one Anopheles darlingi chromosome 3, idAnoDarlMG_H_01, whole genome shotgun sequence window:
- the LOC125954801 gene encoding JNK-interacting protein 1: MADTEFEELRQNLDALPTFRRAPAPFYSLVGDVELDLEDSPSSKSDASDHDEEEEEDDDCRMSTVGVVDGITSVDPVPKGTPSKTQQIIQTISAISTSSSSSTGEEDDEIGDGLRTVTACSQRDTDQRKSSATGHNLHHHHHHHHIEDYQEQSLGCGSSGPDSLLSVTHTLSELDVDEATTKVPPLTVGTAGQSLVQATVAAAAAATATAGHGATSAQLARTSSLPWIPGQVERRRRKLPEIPKNRKSSVLQLLTGQASLADELSASSSSNSNSRNKLNSNPYTSSTTSHHGAPGGFFKQSSLLALKCSYLLDEDSSPDSERLQSLGDVDSGHSTAHSPNDYKSMSPPVPQAASPVTSPFPPPYGGVPFSQLEMLEATHRALHKFIPRHHDEIEIEIGDPVYVQKEAEDLWCEGVNLRTGRQGIFPSAYAVDLDYNDFDPTSIEMKRERYLLGYLGSVETMAHKGTGVVCQAVRKIVGNTAGTSESPKAQPCILEISDQGLRMVDRSRNKKTKGPCIDYFYSLKNVSFCAFHPRDHRYIGFITKHPTVQRFACHVFQGTESTRPVAEAVGRAFQRFYQKFIETAYPIEDIYID, translated from the exons ATGGCCGACACGGAGTTCGAGGAGCTCCGCCAGAATCTGGATGCGTTGCCAACGTTCCGTAGGGCTCCGGCGCCGTTCTACTC GTTGGTGGGCGATGTCGAGCTGGATCTGGAGGATAGTCCATCGTCCAAGAGTGACGCTTCCGAccacgatgaggaggaggaggaggacgacgattgTCGAATGTCGACCGTCGGTGTCGTGGATGGCATCACATCGGTCGATCCAGTGCCGAAGGGAACGCCGAGCAAAACGCAGCAGATCATACAGACGATCAGTGCGatcagcacgagcagcagtagcagtaccggcgaggaagacgacgaaaTCGGCGATGGACTGCGTACCGTAACGGCGTGTAGTCAGCGGGACACCGACCAGCGTAAATCATCGGCAACAGGTCAtaaccttcaccaccatcaccatcatcatcacatcgaGGACTATCAGGAGCAGTCGCTCGGTTGTGGTAGCTCCGGACCGGACAGTTTGCTTTCCGTGACTCACACCCTGTCGGAGCTGGATGTAGACGAAGCGACCACGAAAGTTCCACCGCTCACCGTCGGTACCGCTGGGCAATCGCTGGTCCAAGcaaccgtcgctgccgccgccgctgctacgGCTACAGCCGGACACGGTGCGACCAGTGCACAGCTTGCTCGGACCAGTTCGCTTCCTTGGATACCGGGTCAGGTTGAGCGAAGAAGGCGCAAGCTACCGGAGATtccgaaaaatcgaaaat CTTCCGTATTGCAGCTGCTCACCGGACAGGCCTCACTGGCGGACGAATTGagtgctagcagcagcagcaacagcaacagccgcaacaAGCTGAACAGCAATCCCTACACCTCGTCGACGACTTCACATCACGGGGCGCCGGGCGGTTTCTTCAAGCAGAGCTCGCTCCTTGCCCTCAAGTGTAGCTACCTGCTGGACGAGGACTCGAGCCCGGACTCGGAGCGGTTGCAGAGCCTGGGTGATGTGGATAGTGGCCACAGTACGGCACACTCACCGAACGATTACAAGAGCATGTCGCCACCGGTACCGCAGGCCGCTTCACCGGTCACTTCGCCCTTCCCGCCACCGTACGGTGGTGTGCCGTTCAGCCAGCTGGAGATGCTGGAAGCGACACACCGGGCCCTGCACAAGTTCATCCCACGGCATCAcgacgagatcgagatcgagatcggtgATCCGGTGTACGTGCAGAAGGAGGCGGAAGATCTGTGGTGCGAGGGGGTAAATCTGCGGACCGGCCGTCAGGGTATCTTCCCTTCGGCGTACGCCGTCGATCTCGATTACAACGATTTCGATCCGACTTCGATCGAGATGAAGCGCGAGCGGTACCTGCTCGGTTATCTTGGTTCGGTGGAAACGATGGCCCACAAGGGTACGGGTGTGGTGTGCCAGGCGGTCCGGAAGATCGTCGGTAACACGGCCGGTACCAGCGAGTCACCGAAAGCACAACCCTGCATACTGGAGATCTCCGATCAAGGCTTGCGCATGGTCGACCGGTCGAGG AACAAGAAAACCAAGGGCCCCTGTATAGACTACTTCTACTCGCTGAAGAACGTGTCGTTCTGCGCGTTCCATCCACGTGATCACCGCTACATCGGCTTCATCACTAAACACCCGACGGTGCAGCGATTCGCGTGTCACGTTTTCCAGGGAACGGAATCGACACGGCCGGTTGCAGAGGCTGTCGG ACGAGCATTCCAGAGATTCTACCAGAAGTTTATAGAAACGGCATATCCGATCGAAGACATTTACATAGATTAA
- the LOC125954813 gene encoding tryptophan 5-hydroxylase 1, translating to MSGSGKGLLGLWLYHSGDQEWAVKEGSPLHRRKEFAKTADHSNGNERPTGSDRTSIIFTLKNQIGGLASALRVFQELGINVLHVELNKSGEACDHADVLVDIECDANRLEQVLRLLKREVHSVNYAAQISNDGPPPTPLSACGSFDFGEMHWFPRKISDLDRAQNVLMYGSELDADHPGFKDPVYRKRREQFSAIAHSYKHGNPIPRVQYTPEEIKTWGTVFRELHKLYVKHAVPEYLENWPELVKYCGYREDNLPQLQDINVYLKRKTGFMIRPVAGYLSPRDFLSGLAFRVFHCTQYIRHSSDPFYTPEPDCCHELLGHMPLLANSSFAQFSQEIGLASLGASEDDINKLATLYFFTVEFGLCRQQDGGFKVFGAGLLSSVAELQHAITTPSKIKRFDPEITCQEECIITAYQNAYYYTDSFEEAKEKMRAFAENIQRPFGVRYNPYTQTVEVLSNAKKITAVVSELRGDLCLVSSALKKVSALDENLDVESIEKLLSSSLHVADKSPNSDGSDPGEKSTTAEAGSS from the exons ATGAGTGGTTCCGGCAAAGGATTATTGGGATTATGGCTGTACCATAGCGGCGATCAGGAATGGGCCGTCAAGGAGGGTAGCCCGCTGCATCGGCGCAAGGAATTCGCT AAAACGGCCGAtcacagcaacggcaacgagcgTCCGACCGGTTCCGACCGTACTTCGATCATTTTCACGCTCAAGAACCAGATCGGCGGTCTGGCGAGTGCACTTCGTGTGTTCCAGGAGCTCGGCATCAACGTGCTGCACGTCGAGCTAAACAAGAGCGGTGAGGCGTGCGATCATGCCGACGTCCTGGTCGACATCGAGTGCGATGCCAATCGATTGGAGCAAGTATTGCGGCTACTGAAGCGCGAGGTACATTCCGTCAACTATGCCGCGCAAATCAGCAACGATggtccaccaccgacaccactgTCCGCTTGTGGAAGCTTCG ACTTTGGCGAAATGCATTGGTTTCCGAGAAAGATCTCGGACCTGGACCGGGCCCAGAATGTTCTGATGTATGGCAGCGAACTCGATGCGGATCATCCCGGGTTCAAGGATCCGGTGTACCGGAAGCGACGCGAACAGTTCTCGGCCATTGCCCACTCGTACAAGCA TGGTAACCCCATCCCGAGAGTGCAGTACACTCCGGAGGAGATCAAGACATG GGGTACGGTGTTCCGTGAGCTGCACAAACTCTACGTCAAGCACGCGGTACCGGAGTATCTGGAGAACTGGCCGGAGCTGGTAAAGTACTGTGGCTACCGGGAGGATAACTTACCGCAGCTGCAGGATATCAACGTGTATTTGAAGCGTAAGACGGGCTTCATGATACGACCGGTCGCCGGTTATCTTTCACCACGGGACTTCCTGTCTGGGCTCGCCTTTCGGGTGTTTCACTGTACCCAGTACATCCGCCACTCGTCCGATCCGTTCTACACACCGGAACC CGATTGCTGCCACGAGCTGCTCGGCCATATGCCGCTGTTGGCCAACTCGAGCTTTGCACAGTTCTCGCAGGAGATTGGATTGGCGTCGCTCGGTGCGTCCGAGGATGACATTAACAAGCTGGCGACGCTGTACTTCTTTACGGTCGAGTTTGGTTTGTGTCGCCAGCAGGACGGAGGGTTTAAGGTGTTTGGTGCTGGGTTGCTTTCCTCGGTGGCCGAGCTGCAGCATGCCATCACAACACCGTCGAAGATCAAGCGGTTCGATCCGGAGATCACGTGCCAGGAGGAGTGCATCATTACGGCGTACCAGAATGCGTACTACTACACCGACTCGTTTGAagaggcgaaggagaagatgag GGCCTTTGCGGAGAACATTCAACGACCGTTCGGGGTGCGGTACAATCCGTACACGCAAACGGTGGAGGTGCTGAGCAACGCCAAGAAGATCACGGCCGTGGTGAGTGAGCTACGCGGTGATCTGTGTCTCGTGTCGTCCGCCCTGAAGAAGGTGTCCGCGCTGGACGAGAATCTTGATGtggaatcgatcgagaagCTGCTTTCGAGTAGTTTACAT GTTGCTGACAAGAGTCCGAACTCGGATGGTTCGGACCCGGGAGAGAAATCAACGACGGCTGAAGCAGGTTCATCATAA